In the genome of Synechococcus sp. UW179A, the window AACTGATTCGACGCGTTATCTGGAGCTGGCGCTGTCACGGGTAGGACGACTCAACTCTTGATGGTGGCGATGCGTTCGATTTTCCAGGTGTCTTCCACCTTGGTGAAGGTGAAGTCGAGGGGCATCTCCTCTTTGTTTTCTGCGATCAGCTTCACGGTGAGGATCATGCTTCCTTCCTGCAGCCGTGGTCGGCCCGATTTGAGGTTGCGAAAGCGATTGAGCTTCAGACCTGCGAGGAAGCGGATGAACTGCTGTCGATTGACATGCTGCCTGTAGGCCTTGGTGGTGAGCAGATAGGCCGCATCCACTCGGCCTGCTGCCACCTGTGTGAAAAATTGCTTGATCAGCGGATTGATGCCGCGGGCGCTGAGCACCAGCTTCACGGCGGTGATCGTCCAATAAAGAAGCAGGGCTCCACCCCCGGCCAGCAGGGCCTTGCTCCCGATCTCCCGCACCAGACCCAGATCCATCAGCTGTTTCCAAGTGAGTGAAGAGTCTGACTGACGGACCGCGAGATGGAGGCAGACTGGGCCGACGTCATTGTTCAAGTCCTACGCCATTCATGCCGCTCGAGCCACTGCTCCCTTTGTTTCATCGCCTGAACCGGGAGCATTTCGAGGGAGCCCTCTGCCGAGGACATCAACCACTGCTTGCGTTGCGTTGGAGTGATGGCCGCCTGCGTCGAACGGCTGGTCTCTACCGACGAGGGCCTGCGGTGGCACCACCGTTCGGCCGTGAAATTGTTCTATCTAAGCCGTTGCTGGATCCTCTGCCGAGAGAGGCCACCGAAAGCACCCTTTGTCACGAGATGATCCATGCCTGGGTGGATTTGGTGTTGAAGCGTGAGGAGGGTCACGGACCCTGCTTTCGGCAGCGCATGGAGGCCATCAACGCGGCTCAGAAACGTTTCGAAGTGAGCGTTCGCCATCGTTTTCCCGTGCCACAGAGTTCCCCGCGTTGGATCGCGATCTGTCCTCGCTGCGGACGCCAAACTCCCTATCGCCGCAGGATGAGTCAAGCGGCCTGTCGATTGTGCTGCGATCGGCATCATGGGGGTCGCTGGAATGCCAGTTGTCTGCTTCGCTACGAACCAGCAACGGAGGACAGCTGAGCGGGATGGAGGTTTTTCTCTGGGTGTTGGAAGCAGGTGGTGTTTCGATCGTCTTGATTGGTCTGCAACGGGAACGTTGGTTGCAGCACAGACGTCGGTAACGTCAGGTTATGGATTCACGTCGACAACGCTCGCAGCGCAGTCCTGACCCTTTGGACCGGCGGCTTGACCGCTGGTTGGACACCGGACGTCAGCTTGTGGATGGTGTTGCCGGAGCCAGACCAGGACGACGCGGTCATGACCGTGTGGATGGAGCTTCCAGATTGGATGCAATGGGTCGTTGGGTCGGTGACCGAATCGACTGGCTGCTGGATG includes:
- a CDS encoding SprT family zinc-dependent metalloprotease encodes the protein MPLEPLLPLFHRLNREHFEGALCRGHQPLLALRWSDGRLRRTAGLYRRGPAVAPPFGREIVLSKPLLDPLPREATESTLCHEMIHAWVDLVLKREEGHGPCFRQRMEAINAAQKRFEVSVRHRFPVPQSSPRWIAICPRCGRQTPYRRRMSQAACRLCCDRHHGGRWNASCLLRYEPATEDS